A stretch of Sinimarinibacterium sp. NLF-5-8 DNA encodes these proteins:
- the dacB gene encoding D-alanyl-D-alanine carboxypeptidase/D-alanyl-D-alanine-endopeptidase, with product MRFFVHALLLSLAAYSHHAHANWDALQELRAKRGARVTAIAVDLDTGKTLQSLDADVRLTPASLSKVVLAAAALQHWNPDKTFATQVFANGLPQSGTLNGDLVVRSQGDATFDHQALWFLAAQIKRAGVRAVAGDLVIQAAPFGLLACETKDRCVALRRSSSAYDAPLSAFGVDYGTWCVDVLPRHGQPSARVQSCAAVDVPIPLEGQIQTKAPKHKTALWLDRITRPESEALVMGGDMTVDAPSQRLYRSMADPALGAGLLLRQVLGELGIQIKGRVRVSTDLNSHANTLLAQTDSAPLREQIGRLLRYSNNYITDVLTLALAAEHTPGATGSLALASQPLEEFVLDARARSGYPAPASVHDRPVMHSGSGLTPDNRLSALDIAAVLRQQYMDPSTFPVFYAGLVIPGQSEGRRWRVGNGAWKQRVALKTGTLTVPISTFGTAGYLRKKNGGWMAFVALANGQPRKGIASADVLAAIRQDVETLLNRY from the coding sequence ATGCGCTTTTTTGTCCACGCGCTGCTGCTGAGCCTTGCAGCGTATTCACACCACGCCCACGCCAACTGGGACGCCCTGCAAGAACTGCGCGCCAAGCGCGGCGCCCGCGTGACCGCCATTGCCGTTGATCTGGACACCGGCAAAACCCTGCAATCGCTGGATGCCGATGTGCGCCTGACACCGGCATCGCTGAGCAAAGTGGTGCTGGCCGCCGCCGCGCTGCAACACTGGAATCCCGATAAAACCTTTGCCACACAAGTGTTTGCCAACGGCCTGCCGCAAAGCGGCACGCTCAACGGCGATCTGGTGGTGCGCAGCCAGGGCGATGCCACTTTTGACCATCAGGCGCTGTGGTTTCTGGCCGCACAGATCAAGCGCGCGGGCGTGCGCGCGGTGGCCGGCGATCTGGTGATCCAGGCCGCACCGTTTGGCCTGCTGGCGTGCGAAACCAAGGATCGCTGCGTTGCCCTGCGGCGCAGCTCCAGCGCCTACGATGCACCGCTCTCCGCGTTTGGCGTGGATTACGGCACCTGGTGCGTGGATGTGCTGCCGCGCCATGGCCAGCCCAGCGCGCGCGTGCAGAGCTGCGCCGCCGTGGATGTGCCGATTCCGCTGGAAGGACAAATCCAGACCAAAGCGCCCAAGCACAAAACCGCGCTGTGGCTGGATCGCATCACCCGCCCGGAAAGCGAAGCACTGGTGATGGGCGGCGACATGACCGTTGATGCCCCTTCGCAGCGGCTGTATCGCTCGATGGCCGATCCGGCACTGGGCGCCGGGCTGCTGCTGCGTCAGGTGCTGGGCGAGCTGGGCATCCAGATCAAAGGCCGCGTGCGCGTCAGCACCGATCTCAACAGCCACGCCAACACCCTGCTGGCACAAACCGACAGCGCACCGCTGCGCGAACAGATTGGCCGCCTGCTGCGCTACTCCAACAACTACATCACCGACGTGCTGACGCTGGCGCTGGCCGCCGAACACACCCCCGGCGCCACCGGCTCGCTGGCGCTGGCCTCGCAGCCACTGGAAGAATTTGTGCTCGACGCGCGCGCGCGCAGCGGCTACCCCGCCCCCGCCAGCGTGCACGATCGGCCGGTCATGCACAGCGGCAGCGGACTGACCCCCGACAACCGCCTGTCGGCGCTGGATATCGCCGCCGTGTTACGTCAGCAGTACATGGACCCTTCAACCTTTCCGGTGTTCTACGCCGGGCTGGTGATCCCCGGCCAATCCGAAGGCCGCCGCTGGCGCGTGGGCAATGGTGCCTGGAAACAGCGCGTTGCCCTCAAAACCGGCACCCTCACCGTACCGATCTCCACCTTTGGCACCGCCGGATATCTGCGCAAGAAAAACGGCGGCTGGATGGCCTTTGTCGCCCTTGCCAACGGCCAGCCGCGCAAAGGCATTGCGTCTGCCGATGTCCTGGCGGCCATCCGCCAGGATGTTGAAACCCTGCTCAACCGTTATTGA
- the hemB gene encoding porphobilinogen synthase produces the protein MSFARYPDTRLRRTRQAPFIRNMVRQTQLAPEHLIQPLFVAEPQMCGAVATMPGVVRHTLDDLAREAEALAKLGIGAIALFPVTPPTLKTPGGDEALNPENLMCRGIKAIKNAVPEMGIVADVALDPFTSHGQDGVLDANGYVDNDASCEILRRQALLYARAGADIIAPSDMMDGRVGHIRQVLERDRYHNVIILSYAAKYASSFYGPFRDAVGSGNNLGQGDKKTYQMDPGNSDEALREVAMDLAEGADMVMVKPGMPYLDIIRRVKQRFEVPVAAYQVSGEYAMLKAAIANGWLDEQKAILEALLCFRRAGADAILSYFAKDAATWLRAQ, from the coding sequence ATGAGCTTTGCCCGCTACCCCGATACCCGCCTGCGCCGCACCCGCCAGGCTCCCTTTATCCGCAACATGGTGCGGCAAACCCAGCTCGCGCCCGAGCACCTGATTCAACCGCTGTTTGTTGCCGAACCGCAGATGTGCGGCGCCGTGGCCACCATGCCCGGCGTGGTGCGTCACACCCTCGATGATCTGGCGCGCGAAGCCGAGGCGCTGGCCAAGCTCGGCATTGGCGCGATTGCGCTGTTCCCGGTCACCCCGCCCACACTCAAAACCCCCGGCGGCGATGAAGCCCTCAATCCCGAAAATCTGATGTGCCGTGGCATCAAGGCCATCAAAAATGCAGTGCCGGAGATGGGCATTGTTGCCGACGTTGCCCTGGACCCCTTCACCAGCCACGGGCAAGATGGCGTTCTCGATGCCAACGGCTATGTGGATAACGACGCCTCCTGCGAGATTCTGCGCCGTCAGGCCCTGCTGTACGCGCGCGCCGGAGCCGACATCATCGCCCCGTCCGACATGATGGATGGCCGCGTCGGCCACATCCGCCAGGTTCTCGAACGCGACCGCTATCACAACGTCATTATTTTGTCTTACGCCGCCAAATACGCCTCCAGCTTCTACGGCCCGTTCCGCGATGCCGTCGGCTCCGGCAACAACCTCGGACAAGGCGACAAAAAAACCTACCAGATGGACCCCGGCAACAGCGACGAAGCCCTGCGCGAAGTGGCCATGGATCTGGCCGAAGGCGCCGATATGGTCATGGTCAAACCCGGCATGCCGTATCTGGACATCATCCGCCGCGTCAAACAGCGCTTTGAAGTCCCGGTGGCCGCCTATCAGGTCAGTGGCGAATACGCCATGCTCAAAGCCGCCATTGCCAACGGCTGGCTGGACGAACAAAAAGCCATTCTCGAAGCCCTGCTGTGCTTCCGCCGCGCCGGTGCCGACGCCATTTTGAGCTACTTCGCCAAAGACGCCGCCACCTGGCTGCGCGCGCAATGA
- the aroE gene encoding shikimate dehydrogenase, producing the protein MTPPAADRYAVIGQPIAHSRSPFIHARFAAQTGQALTYEALEIAPADLRARLTQLHAQGYCGLNATLPHKIEALALCESLTARAQNAGAANTLVRTAHGWHGDNTDGQGCLLDLQRLGFAVRAQRVLILGAGGAVRGILEPLLGEKPALLAIANRSPEKPAQLARDFAALGAIQPCTFESLQNTGFDLVINATSAGHSGAFIPLSAGVLRRHGNAYDLSYGHAFTPFAAWARAQEAANISDGLGMLVGQAAAAFALWRGVRPDIAPVLAALRA; encoded by the coding sequence ATGACCCCCCCCGCAGCAGATCGGTACGCAGTGATCGGCCAGCCGATTGCGCACAGTCGCTCACCGTTTATCCACGCCCGCTTCGCCGCGCAAACCGGGCAGGCGCTGACCTACGAAGCCCTCGAAATCGCCCCCGCCGACCTGCGCGCGCGCCTGACCCAACTGCACGCCCAGGGCTATTGCGGCCTGAACGCCACCCTGCCGCACAAGATCGAAGCCCTGGCGCTCTGTGAAAGCCTCACCGCGCGCGCGCAAAACGCCGGCGCCGCCAATACCCTGGTGCGCACCGCCCACGGCTGGCATGGCGACAACACCGACGGCCAGGGCTGCCTGCTCGACCTGCAACGGCTCGGCTTTGCCGTGCGCGCCCAGCGCGTGCTGATCCTTGGCGCAGGCGGCGCCGTGCGCGGCATTCTCGAACCCCTGCTGGGCGAAAAACCCGCCCTGCTCGCCATTGCCAACCGCAGCCCCGAAAAACCCGCCCAACTCGCGCGCGACTTTGCCGCACTCGGCGCCATCCAGCCCTGCACGTTCGAATCATTGCAAAACACCGGGTTCGATCTGGTCATCAACGCCACCTCCGCAGGCCACAGCGGCGCCTTCATACCCCTGTCCGCTGGCGTGTTACGTCGTCATGGCAATGCCTACGACTTGTCTTACGGCCACGCCTTTACCCCGTTTGCAGCCTGGGCGCGCGCGCAAGAAGCCGCCAACATCAGCGACGGCCTCGGCATGCTCGTCGGCCAGGCCGCCGCCGCATTCGCCCTGTGGCGCGGCGTGCGCCCCGACATCGCCCCGGTACTGGCCGCACTGCGCGCATAG
- a CDS encoding helical backbone metal receptor, which translates to MKNILPRWFRVVVAALLLSLPVSAQAGVRVVTLAPHLAELVCAVDGCQSLVGVGRYSDYPEAVRALPQVGDAFAVHLETLLRLQPDVVLAWQDGMDASAVARAQQLGVNVVWIKTQTLDDIPRALMQIGELLGEGDAGARAAQAFGARLMALRARYQNRPPLRAFFQIDTAPAMSINRRSTIHEALTVCGADNVFADLPTVAAMVSLEAVIAAKPEVVISSQQDDARALNEYWQRLPMLAPSDARRRLTINGDWITRPTPRLLDGIAELCEKLEAVRALMLPQAGRI; encoded by the coding sequence ATGAAAAACATCTTGCCACGGTGGTTCCGGGTTGTAGTGGCGGCTTTGCTGTTGAGCCTGCCTGTGTCTGCGCAGGCCGGGGTTCGGGTGGTGACGCTGGCGCCGCATCTGGCCGAGCTGGTGTGCGCCGTGGACGGCTGCCAAAGCCTGGTTGGCGTGGGGCGCTACAGCGACTATCCCGAAGCCGTGCGCGCGCTGCCGCAGGTGGGTGATGCTTTTGCCGTGCATTTGGAAACCCTGCTGCGCTTGCAGCCCGATGTGGTGCTGGCCTGGCAAGACGGCATGGATGCCAGCGCCGTTGCGCGCGCGCAGCAATTGGGCGTCAACGTGGTATGGATCAAAACCCAAACGCTGGACGACATCCCGCGCGCGCTGATGCAAATCGGGGAGTTGCTCGGTGAGGGGGATGCCGGCGCGCGCGCGGCGCAAGCCTTTGGCGCGCGCTTAATGGCCCTGCGCGCGCGCTACCAAAACCGTCCACCCCTTCGCGCGTTTTTTCAGATCGACACGGCACCGGCGATGAGCATCAACCGCCGCAGCACCATCCACGAGGCTTTGACGGTTTGCGGCGCGGATAACGTTTTTGCCGATTTGCCGACGGTGGCCGCCATGGTCAGCCTGGAGGCAGTGATCGCCGCCAAACCCGAGGTGGTGATCAGCAGTCAGCAAGACGACGCGCGCGCGCTCAATGAGTACTGGCAACGCCTGCCGATGCTGGCGCCGTCCGACGCTCGCCGTCGCCTCACCATCAACGGCGACTGGATCACCCGCCCGACGCCCCGGCTGTTGGATGGCATTGCCGAGTTGTGTGAAAAGCTGGAAGCGGTGCGGGCGTTGATGTTGCCGCAGGCGGGGCGGATTTGA
- a CDS encoding alpha-ketoglutarate-dependent dioxygenase AlkB: MMNDLFSDAASSARLYAGRYPIRAHPCGRGRIIEVPDGELFYAPDFFAPHIASRAQQVLLANDRYPASGTDWVSASLDDIGWQTIAWHQSTMMMFGKRVSLPRYCAWHGDNDKPYTYSGITLHPQPWNKVLIWLRDQLQAVTDIRFNSVLLNWYRSGDDHISWHADDERELGHNPVIASVSFGATRRFLLRRNDDHSQKIELPLAHGSLLVMRGALQHYWQHAVPQERKVKSSRINLTFRVIDPS; this comes from the coding sequence ATGATGAACGATCTGTTTTCAGATGCCGCCTCGTCGGCACGGCTATATGCCGGACGTTACCCGATCCGCGCGCACCCCTGCGGGCGAGGGCGGATCATTGAAGTACCGGATGGCGAGTTGTTCTATGCCCCCGATTTTTTTGCGCCGCACATTGCCAGCCGCGCACAACAGGTATTGCTGGCCAATGACCGCTATCCGGCTTCAGGCACGGATTGGGTCAGCGCATCACTCGATGACATTGGCTGGCAAACCATTGCCTGGCACCAGAGCACGATGATGATGTTTGGCAAGCGCGTGTCACTCCCACGCTATTGCGCCTGGCATGGCGATAACGATAAGCCGTATACCTATTCGGGCATCACACTACATCCACAGCCGTGGAATAAGGTGCTGATATGGTTGCGCGACCAGTTACAGGCGGTGACAGATATTCGCTTCAATAGCGTGCTGCTCAATTGGTACCGCAGCGGCGATGATCACATTTCATGGCATGCCGATGACGAACGCGAACTGGGACACAACCCCGTGATTGCCTCAGTCAGCTTTGGCGCAACGCGGCGTTTTTTATTGCGCCGCAATGACGATCACAGCCAAAAAATTGAATTGCCGCTTGCCCATGGCAGTTTGCTCGTTATGCGTGGTGCGCTACAACACTATTGGCAACACGCGGTACCTCAAGAGCGCAAGGTTAAAAGCAGCCGGATCAATTTGACATTCAGGGTGATCGACCCATCTTGA
- the ampE gene encoding regulatory signaling modulator protein AmpE: protein MTHISILLALIIERVLNQFPCWGQPWLFLRIMRGLQRLSPVWLWRSPLPPLLVVLVPTALVWHCVEQIEGPIVELLVSAALLLLCLGPRDLSGLIRKLMRARDQGDSARVAQLSRALQRGPHPGHTHHSFIGALFIQSHEKMFGVLLWFFVLGPAGAVAYRLVGRIPRYFHDTAADSWALVTADALHNAMAWLPARATALAFSLAGSLDDGLAAWRRLWREPEHAWRTQTWAVLAEVSAAALGARTADGAPVVPASLDAMMREVLRMQARALLIILASFVLLTTGSYL from the coding sequence ATGACACACATCAGTATTTTGCTGGCGCTGATCATTGAGCGCGTGCTCAACCAGTTTCCGTGCTGGGGGCAGCCGTGGCTGTTTCTGCGGATCATGCGGGGGCTGCAACGGCTCAGCCCGGTGTGGCTGTGGCGCTCACCGTTGCCGCCGCTGCTGGTGGTGCTGGTGCCGACGGCGCTGGTCTGGCACTGCGTCGAACAGATTGAAGGGCCGATCGTCGAGCTGCTGGTTTCGGCTGCGTTACTGCTGCTGTGTCTGGGGCCGCGCGACCTGTCCGGGCTGATCCGCAAACTGATGCGCGCGCGCGATCAAGGCGACAGCGCGCGCGTGGCGCAACTTTCGCGCGCGCTGCAACGCGGCCCGCATCCCGGACACACCCACCATTCCTTCATTGGCGCGCTGTTCATTCAATCTCACGAAAAAATGTTTGGCGTGCTGCTGTGGTTTTTTGTGCTGGGGCCTGCCGGCGCCGTCGCCTACCGTCTGGTCGGACGCATTCCACGCTATTTTCACGACACCGCCGCCGACTCCTGGGCACTGGTCACTGCCGACGCCCTGCACAACGCCATGGCCTGGCTGCCTGCGCGGGCTACGGCGCTGGCCTTCAGCCTCGCCGGCAGCCTCGATGACGGCCTCGCCGCCTGGCGCAGACTGTGGCGTGAGCCCGAACATGCCTGGCGCACCCAGACCTGGGCAGTGCTGGCCGAAGTCTCCGCCGCCGCACTCGGCGCGCGCACCGCCGACGGCGCCCCCGTCGTCCCCGCCAGCCTCGACGCGATGATGCGCGAAGTGCTGCGGATGCAAGCGCGCGCGCTGCTGATCATCCTCGCCAGCTTTGTGCTGCTGACCACCGGCAGTTATTTGTGA
- the ampD gene encoding 1,6-anhydro-N-acetylmuramyl-L-alanine amidase AmpD → MAEWNADRRKGSAAINAQGWLARVRRVVSPNCDARADADDISLLVIHGISLPPDHFGGPWIEALFTNTLDPRAHPYFAQIAELRVSAHLLIRRSGQIIQFVPFCQRAWHAGVSAFDGRARCNDFSIGIELEGTDTRAYTQRQYTQLARVSRQIMAAYPRITPARIAGHSDIAPGRKTDPGEAFDWAHYRALLRHPGADSATVRA, encoded by the coding sequence ATGGCTGAATGGAACGCAGATCGGCGCAAAGGTTCCGCCGCGATCAACGCCCAGGGCTGGCTGGCGCGCGTGCGTCGCGTGGTTTCGCCCAACTGCGATGCGCGCGCGGATGCGGACGATATCAGCTTGCTGGTGATTCACGGCATCAGCCTGCCGCCGGATCATTTTGGCGGGCCGTGGATCGAGGCGCTGTTTACCAACACGCTGGATCCGCGCGCGCATCCGTACTTTGCGCAAATCGCCGAGCTGCGCGTGTCGGCGCATCTGTTGATCCGCCGCAGCGGGCAGATCATCCAGTTTGTGCCGTTTTGCCAGCGTGCCTGGCATGCCGGCGTGTCGGCGTTTGACGGGCGCGCGCGCTGCAATGACTTTTCCATTGGCATCGAGCTGGAAGGCACTGACACGCGCGCTTACACCCAGCGCCAATACACCCAACTGGCGCGCGTGAGCCGGCAGATCATGGCCGCCTATCCGCGCATCACCCCCGCGCGCATTGCCGGCCATAGCGACATTGCGCCAGGACGCAAAACCGACCCCGGCGAGGCCTTTGACTGGGCGCATTACCGCGCGCTGCTGCGCCATCCCGGCGCAGATTCGGCTACGGTGCGCGCATGA
- a CDS encoding pitrilysin family protein, with amino-acid sequence MMTLRSPFLTTLTALAALLTGCATVSAPPAQTTAATDNTANSADNSAAFADVAIAYQKHILPNGLTLLIHEDHKAPIVAVNIWYHVGSKDEQPGRTGFAHLFEHLMFNGSEHFNDEYFRPLEAAGATQMNGTTWFDRTNYFQNVPTNALDLALWMESDRMGHLLGVVDQARLDEQRDVVLNEKRQGENQPYGKLRDILASATYPAGHPYSWTTIGSEADLKAATLEDVRQWFKTHYGAANATLVIAGDVNPDEVKAKVEHYFGDIPAGPPIARHNAWTAKMSGEKRMTVQDRVPQTRLQKIWNVPGFCDAQANLLSVAADVLGSGKNSRLYKRLVHDEQLATSVSVSLSPLEIASQFKIDVMIQPGADAAAAERALDEELQTFLRDGPSAEELARVRSTTFASAIRGLERVDGFGGKSAQLAQYQVYCGTPDRYTEELREIRDATPPQVRAIAHDWLADGVFVLTVEPIPEYTAAASGADRSALPPLGDTPDLHLPPLQRATLSNGLKVMLAERHEAPIVQASLLFNAGFAADPAARAGLARLTLDLLDEGSGDQNALQIAARAEALGAQISSYSTLDHSIVAVNALRAQLEPSLDLFTDVLLKPRFDNADLERLRAKQLAAIAQEQASPMGIASRVYPALIYGQNHPYANPRSGTGNPDSVKQISGDDIRAFYAQWLRPDNATLLIVGDTTLAQIVPLLEARLKNWHAPQVAAPHKTLPSVELPQRPRVFLVNRSGADQTLILAAHLAPEKSDADDLAMTLANTALGGNFVSRLNMNLREDKHWSYGAFTSLGNSQGQRPFVAYAPVQADKTIESMREMQRELSQARAQNPFSASEVDYARNSLTRALPGNNETASDVASSYAFTLYHHLPDDYWNHYVDQLQALTPAQVNRAASKLIQPQALTWVIVGDLAKIEAPIRQLGWGEVEVLPAQ; translated from the coding sequence ATGATGACTTTGCGCTCACCTTTTCTCACCACTCTGACGGCTCTGGCCGCCCTGCTCACCGGCTGCGCTACGGTATCGGCCCCGCCGGCGCAAACTACAGCCGCCACCGACAACACGGCCAACAGTGCCGACAACAGCGCCGCATTTGCGGACGTTGCCATTGCCTACCAAAAGCATATTTTGCCCAATGGCCTGACTTTGTTGATCCACGAAGATCACAAAGCGCCGATTGTCGCCGTCAACATCTGGTACCACGTCGGCAGCAAGGACGAGCAGCCGGGGCGCACCGGCTTTGCGCATTTGTTTGAGCATTTGATGTTCAACGGCTCCGAGCATTTCAACGACGAGTACTTTCGCCCGCTGGAAGCCGCCGGTGCCACCCAAATGAATGGCACCACCTGGTTTGACCGCACCAACTACTTTCAAAACGTGCCCACCAATGCGCTGGATTTGGCGCTATGGATGGAGTCCGACCGTATGGGACACTTGCTCGGCGTGGTCGATCAGGCGCGGCTGGACGAGCAGCGCGATGTCGTGCTCAACGAAAAACGCCAGGGCGAAAACCAGCCCTACGGCAAGCTGCGCGACATTCTCGCCAGCGCCACCTATCCGGCCGGGCATCCCTATTCCTGGACCACCATCGGCTCCGAGGCCGACCTCAAAGCCGCCACGCTGGAAGATGTGCGCCAGTGGTTCAAAACCCACTACGGCGCCGCCAACGCCACGCTGGTGATTGCCGGTGATGTCAATCCTGATGAAGTCAAAGCCAAGGTGGAACACTACTTTGGCGACATTCCCGCCGGCCCGCCGATCGCCCGCCACAACGCCTGGACGGCCAAAATGAGTGGCGAAAAACGCATGACGGTACAAGACCGCGTGCCGCAAACCCGCCTGCAAAAAATCTGGAACGTCCCCGGCTTTTGCGACGCCCAGGCCAACCTGCTCAGCGTGGCCGCCGACGTGCTCGGCAGCGGCAAAAACAGCCGCCTGTACAAACGCCTGGTGCATGACGAACAACTCGCCACCTCGGTCAGCGTGAGTCTGTCGCCACTGGAAATTGCCTCGCAATTCAAGATCGACGTGATGATCCAGCCCGGCGCCGATGCCGCCGCCGCCGAGCGCGCGCTGGATGAAGAACTGCAAACCTTCCTGCGCGACGGCCCCAGCGCCGAAGAACTCGCGCGCGTGCGCAGCACCACCTTTGCCAGCGCCATTCGCGGCCTGGAGCGCGTGGACGGTTTTGGCGGCAAATCGGCGCAACTGGCGCAGTACCAGGTCTACTGCGGCACGCCCGATCGCTACACCGAAGAACTGCGCGAGATCCGCGACGCCACCCCGCCGCAAGTGCGCGCCATCGCCCACGACTGGCTGGCCGACGGCGTGTTTGTGCTCACCGTCGAACCCATCCCGGAATACACCGCCGCCGCCAGCGGCGCCGATCGCAGCGCCCTGCCGCCCCTCGGTGACACTCCCGATCTGCACCTGCCGCCGCTGCAACGCGCCACGCTATCCAACGGCCTCAAAGTCATGCTCGCCGAACGCCACGAAGCGCCGATTGTGCAAGCCTCGCTGCTGTTCAACGCCGGTTTTGCCGCCGACCCTGCCGCGCGCGCGGGGCTGGCGCGCCTCACGCTCGACCTGCTCGACGAAGGCAGCGGCGACCAAAACGCCCTGCAAATCGCCGCGCGCGCCGAAGCGCTGGGCGCACAAATCAGCAGCTATTCCACGCTCGATCACAGCATCGTCGCCGTCAACGCCCTGCGCGCGCAGCTTGAACCGAGTCTGGATTTATTCACCGATGTGCTGCTCAAGCCGCGCTTTGACAACGCCGATTTAGAACGCCTGCGCGCCAAGCAACTCGCCGCCATTGCCCAGGAACAAGCCAGCCCCATGGGCATCGCCTCGCGCGTCTACCCGGCGCTGATCTACGGACAAAACCACCCCTACGCCAACCCACGCTCCGGCACCGGCAACCCCGACAGCGTCAAACAGATCAGCGGCGACGACATCCGCGCCTTCTACGCCCAATGGCTGCGCCCCGACAACGCCACCTTGCTGATTGTGGGCGACACCACGCTGGCGCAAATCGTGCCGCTGCTCGAAGCGCGCCTGAAAAACTGGCACGCCCCGCAAGTCGCAGCGCCGCACAAAACCCTGCCGTCGGTCGAGCTGCCACAAAGACCGCGCGTGTTTTTGGTCAACCGTAGCGGCGCCGATCAAACCCTGATCCTCGCCGCCCATTTAGCACCCGAAAAAAGCGACGCCGACGATCTGGCCATGACCCTGGCCAACACCGCCCTCGGCGGCAACTTTGTCTCACGCCTCAACATGAACCTGCGCGAAGACAAACACTGGAGCTACGGCGCCTTCACCAGCCTCGGCAACAGCCAGGGGCAACGCCCCTTTGTCGCCTACGCGCCCGTGCAAGCCGATAAAACCATTGAATCCATGCGCGAAATGCAGCGTGAACTCAGCCAGGCACGCGCGCAAAACCCGTTCAGCGCCAGCGAAGTGGACTACGCCCGCAACAGCCTCACCCGCGCCCTGCCCGGCAACAACGAAACCGCCAGCGACGTTGCCAGCTCCTACGCCTTTACGCTGTATCACCACCTGCCGGACGACTACTGGAACCACTACGTCGATCAACTCCAGGCGCTCACCCCCGCGCAAGTCAACCGCGCCGCCAGCAAGCTGATCCAGCCGCAAGCCCTGACCTGGGTGATCGTCGGCGATCTGGCCAAAATCGAAGCCCCGATCCGCCAACTCGGCTGGGGCGAGGTTGAAGTGCTGCCAGCGCAGTGA
- a CDS encoding DUF2007 domain-containing protein, which translates to MTPIYAAADPVEAEILRAYLADHQIDSIILGAALWGAGGELPVNTYPQLALTDERDTERARELLRRYEHRRFSQATWQCPCGEANPITFDLCWACSAERPNLLA; encoded by the coding sequence ATGACCCCGATTTACGCCGCCGCCGATCCCGTCGAAGCCGAAATCCTGCGCGCCTACCTCGCCGATCATCAGATCGACAGCATCATCCTCGGCGCCGCCCTGTGGGGCGCAGGCGGCGAACTGCCCGTCAACACCTACCCCCAACTCGCGCTCACCGACGAACGCGACACCGAGCGCGCGCGCGAACTGCTGCGCCGCTACGAACACCGGCGCTTTTCCCAGGCCACCTGGCAATGCCCCTGCGGCGAAGCCAACCCCATCACCTTTGATCTGTGCTGGGCGTGCAGCGCCGAGCGCCCCAACCTGCTGGCCTGA
- the trmL gene encoding tRNA (uridine(34)/cytosine(34)/5-carboxymethylaminomethyluridine(34)-2'-O)-methyltransferase TrmL translates to MIHVALYQPEIPPNTGNVIRLCANTGASLHLIKPLGFDFDNAKLRRAGLDYHEFAHVQLHDNYAAFLATLPGARVFAFSTRGHTRHDQIQYQDGDVLLFGPETRGLPQSLLDDLPIAQCIRLPMRPNNRSVNLSNAVAVAVYETWRQTGFEGAA, encoded by the coding sequence ATGATCCACGTCGCCCTCTACCAACCCGAAATCCCGCCCAACACCGGCAACGTCATCCGTCTGTGCGCCAACACCGGCGCCAGCCTGCACCTGATCAAACCGCTGGGCTTTGACTTTGACAACGCCAAACTGCGCCGCGCCGGACTCGACTATCACGAATTCGCCCACGTCCAGCTCCACGACAACTACGCCGCCTTTTTAGCCACCCTGCCCGGCGCGCGCGTGTTCGCCTTCTCCACCCGTGGCCACACCCGCCACGACCAGATCCAATATCAAGATGGTGACGTCTTGCTGTTCGGCCCCGAAACGCGCGGCCTGCCGCAAAGCCTGCTGGACGACCTCCCCATCGCCCAATGCATCCGCCTGCCCATGCGCCCCAACAACCGCAGCGTCAACCTCTCAAACGCCGTCGCCGTAGCGGTGTACGAAACCTGGCGGCAAACAGGGTTTGAAGGCGCGGCGTAA